In Candidatus Polarisedimenticolaceae bacterium, a genomic segment contains:
- a CDS encoding secondary thiamine-phosphate synthase enzyme YjbQ: MKSLTRHLTLEIPVRMDFLNITRDVERLVAESGVREGLCLVNAMHITASVFINDDEPGLHQDYKEWLEKLAPHDPSRYRHNRTGEDNGDAHHKRQIMGREVVVAVTAGKLDFGPWEQIFYGEFDGRRPKRVLVKVIGD; this comes from the coding sequence GTGAAGTCCCTGACCCGCCACCTGACCCTGGAAATCCCGGTCCGGATGGACTTCCTGAACATCACCCGCGACGTCGAGCGCCTCGTCGCCGAAAGCGGGGTCCGGGAGGGGCTGTGTCTGGTGAACGCCATGCACATCACCGCCAGCGTCTTCATCAACGACGACGAGCCGGGCCTCCACCAGGACTACAAGGAGTGGCTCGAGAAACTCGCCCCCCACGACCCCTCCCGATACCGGCACAACCGGACGGGGGAGGACAACGGCGACGCCCATCACAAGCGCCAGATCATGGGGCGGGAGGTCGTCGTCGCGGTGACGGCGGGGAAACTCGATTTCGGGCCGTGGGAGCAGATCTTCTACGGCGAGTTCGACGGGCGGCGTCCCAAACGCGTGCTCGTCAAGGTGATCGGCGACTAG
- a CDS encoding AAA family ATPase, translating into MTARNVVEIEGVAIHLAHPDDLPIRWVGQSDVLRQLLAAWSVVDARDLPMNPRLLGKPGVGKTTLAYAAAKAIGRDVWIFQATMDTRPEDLLITPVVDRAGAIRYVASPLVTAMVRGGVAILDEGNRMSEKSWASLAPLLDNRRYVESIVAGIKVRAHADFRLVTTMNDDASTYEIPEYIHSRLQPQIQLDFPEHDEEKAILAENLPFSDEAILEYVTAFLQRAHAADERWTARDGINLARYALKRLAQRGGDAKAAVREASAFVLGEDALRYFGP; encoded by the coding sequence GTGACCGCGCGCAACGTCGTCGAGATCGAAGGGGTCGCGATCCACCTCGCGCACCCGGACGATCTGCCGATCCGCTGGGTCGGGCAGTCCGACGTCCTGCGCCAGCTCCTCGCCGCGTGGAGCGTCGTGGACGCGCGGGACCTTCCGATGAACCCGCGCCTGCTCGGGAAACCCGGCGTCGGCAAGACCACGCTCGCGTACGCCGCCGCGAAGGCGATCGGGCGGGACGTGTGGATCTTCCAGGCGACGATGGACACGCGCCCGGAGGACCTGCTGATCACTCCCGTCGTCGACCGGGCCGGGGCGATCCGTTACGTCGCCTCCCCGCTCGTGACCGCGATGGTGCGGGGCGGGGTCGCGATCCTCGACGAGGGGAACCGGATGTCCGAGAAGTCGTGGGCGTCGCTCGCGCCGCTGCTGGACAACCGCCGCTACGTCGAGTCGATCGTCGCGGGGATCAAGGTGCGCGCGCACGCCGACTTCCGGCTCGTCACCACGATGAACGACGACGCCTCCACCTACGAGATCCCCGAGTACATCCACTCCCGGCTGCAGCCCCAGATCCAGCTCGACTTCCCCGAACACGACGAGGAGAAGGCGATCCTCGCGGAGAACCTCCCGTTCTCCGACGAGGCGATCCTCGAGTACGTGACCGCGTTCCTGCAGCGGGCCCACGCCGCGGACGAGCGGTGGACCGCGCGCGACGGGATCAACCTCGCCCGCTACGCGCTCAAGCGGCTCGCGCAGCGCGGCGGCGACGCCAAGGCGGCGGTGCGCGAGGCCTCCGCCTTCGTCCTGGGCGAGGACGCGCTGCGCTACTTCGGTCCCTGA
- the rocD gene encoding ornithine--oxo-acid transaminase — protein sequence MDTTPNAPVDHAGLETRYGAALYRPLPVVVARGEGAWVEDVEGRRFLDFHGAISSVNHGHVHPSIRRVLIEQSGRVAMTSRSLRNDVLGPFLRDLAERTGFPRSILMNSGAEAVETAIKLARKWGHVVRGVPDGRQEIVVFSGNFHGRTTTLVSVSDTAAYRDGFGPLATGFVKVPYGDLGAARAAIGPDTVAVLLETIQGEAGVVVPPEGFLRGLAAACRETNVLLMCDEIQCGLGRTGRLFAFEHEGIRPDVAILGKSLGGGFVPMSAVLADDAVMNVLQPGDHGSTFGGNALAAAVGREALRVLFDEGLIANSATLGRHFHERLRSIGSPAVREVRGRGLWAGVEVARETGGARRFVDALLARGVLCKDTHTWTLRFAPPLTISREDLDWGLDRIEAALTEAA from the coding sequence GTGGACACGACCCCCAACGCCCCCGTCGATCACGCCGGACTCGAGACCCGCTACGGCGCCGCGCTGTACCGGCCCCTTCCCGTCGTCGTGGCGCGGGGCGAGGGCGCCTGGGTCGAGGACGTCGAAGGCCGCCGGTTCCTCGACTTCCACGGCGCGATCTCGTCGGTCAACCACGGGCACGTCCACCCGTCCATCCGCAGGGTGCTGATCGAGCAGAGCGGCCGCGTCGCCATGACCTCCCGTTCGCTGCGGAACGACGTCCTGGGGCCGTTCCTGAGGGACCTCGCCGAGCGCACCGGCTTCCCGCGCTCGATCCTCATGAACTCCGGCGCCGAGGCGGTCGAGACGGCGATCAAGCTGGCGCGGAAGTGGGGGCACGTCGTCCGCGGCGTCCCGGACGGCCGCCAGGAGATCGTGGTCTTCTCCGGCAACTTCCACGGCCGGACGACGACCCTCGTGAGCGTCTCCGACACCGCGGCGTACCGCGACGGCTTCGGCCCTCTCGCGACCGGCTTCGTGAAGGTCCCCTACGGCGACCTCGGCGCGGCGCGCGCCGCGATCGGCCCCGACACCGTCGCCGTCCTCCTCGAGACGATCCAGGGGGAGGCGGGGGTCGTCGTCCCGCCGGAGGGGTTCCTCCGCGGGCTCGCCGCCGCCTGCCGCGAGACGAACGTGCTCCTGATGTGCGACGAGATCCAGTGCGGCCTCGGCCGGACCGGACGGCTGTTCGCCTTCGAGCACGAAGGGATCCGTCCCGACGTCGCGATCCTGGGAAAGTCGCTCGGGGGCGGCTTCGTCCCGATGTCCGCCGTCCTCGCCGACGACGCGGTCATGAACGTCCTGCAACCCGGCGACCACGGCTCCACCTTCGGGGGGAACGCCCTCGCCGCGGCGGTCGGCCGCGAGGCGCTCCGGGTGCTCTTCGACGAGGGGCTCATCGCGAACAGCGCGACGCTGGGCAGGCACTTCCACGAGCGGCTCCGCTCGATCGGGTCCCCCGCCGTCCGCGAGGTGCGGGGCCGGGGGCTGTGGGCCGGGGTCGAGGTCGCGCGCGAGACCGGCGGCGCGCGGCGATTCGTGGACGCGCTGCTCGCGCGCGGGGTCCTCTGCAAGGACACGCACACGTGGACGCTGCGTTTCGCCCCGCCGCTGACGATCTCGCGGGAGGATCTCGACTGGGGGCTCGACCGCATCGAGGCCGCGCTGACGGAGGCGGCGTGA